A segment of the Methanomassiliicoccales archaeon genome:
CCGTTCGCACCCACAGAGTGGCGGGAAGCTTTACGACAAGTAGCGGAGTCGGGATACGAAGGTGTAGAATTCGCAATTACAGATCCTGTCCGCGTAGATATGGACAAGGTAGCAGAAGCTCTCGAACGGGAACGTCTTCGCCTTTTGGCCCTTGCCACTGGTCAAGCGCTGGAGAAGGAAAGGCTTTCCCTTTCTGCTCCAGACGACAGAGTTCGCGAAAGAGCAGTTCAGCGAATAAAAGGTCATATGCGTTTTGCCAAGCGTTTCGGAGCTGTGGTAATTATTGGAACCTTGCGCGGAATTGTTGGAGACAAAACTTTATTAGTTGAATCCTTGCGTGAGTGTGCTTCTTTTGATTTCAGTGTTAAAATAACACTTGAGCCCCTGAACCGGTACGAATCAAGGTTGGTTAATACTGTATCTGAAGCCTTAGAAGTTATCGAGTGTATAGGAAAAGATAATGTTGGACTACACCTTGATACTTTCCACGCTAATATTGAGGAACCAAAAGTCGGTGACGCATTCCGAATAGC
Coding sequences within it:
- a CDS encoding sugar phosphate isomerase/epimerase — protein: MKGWPLGLVVPLQDPTPFSPFAPTEWREALRQVAESGYEGVEFAITDPVRVDMDKVAEALERERLRLLALATGQALEKERLSLSAPDDRVRERAVQRIKGHMRFAKRFGAVVIIGTLRGIVGDKTLLVESLRECASFDFSVKITLEPLNRYESRLVNTVSEALEVIECIGKDNVGLHLDTFHANIEEPKVGDAFRIAGERLFHVDLADSNRWVPGYGHLDFKEVWTALEAIDYRGGLVIECIPKPDKRALLSAAQKIRTQWT